A window of the Streptomyces sp. NBC_01351 genome harbors these coding sequences:
- a CDS encoding glycoside hydrolase family 5 protein, translating to MKRRSLPALLAGVLLLGGWGGPAASASSPPPPAAPADSWTAPLSTRGRYVVDASGNRFKLRSANWQGAQGTWNGSGSIDDPANHHDGEKADQMPLGLDRAPVETILDGFRELGVNSIRLPFSNAMLHDQRPVSDASVAANPQLRGKTPLQVFDAVIAATTAEGFAVVLNNHTNTSRFCCGLDGNERWNTSQTTAQWENDWISLARRYKDNKRVVGADLYNEVRRTVTDDANWNWGNDHDWWAASQRLGDRLLTEANPDLLVIVEGINWQGIPLDGFSHGRPTLEPVRTVSHTLVASNKLVYSAHFYGYTGPNHTGATGMGETHDPRYQELSRQDLFATLDRQALFVAGESGRHFTAPVWISEFGIGSDETNPQARAWFGNFVDYLIDRDADFAYWPLVGWTGHGTWAILNFDGQGRRSGILDGGDWRAAGWSRLVGAAGKTGPVAVSDTWDMLNLDHADAVQSLRTRAGGDWDPGARKGVCPDGRRLIGLAHRDGRGLCTDAGTPGQGAPLATTVVRDERYVQQGDWAGGYTKYQCGPNQFMTGYGVRGQAVSAVLCADAGRPLGTAGRTVWFDRGDDRPAGGPGGEFALGNYKGQCGAHEYAAGVAFTGAWAKGKTPDALLCRSL from the coding sequence GTGAAACGACGTTCGTTACCGGCGCTGCTCGCCGGGGTGCTGCTCCTCGGAGGATGGGGAGGACCGGCGGCCTCGGCGTCTTCTCCGCCGCCCCCGGCCGCTCCGGCCGATTCGTGGACCGCGCCGCTGAGCACCCGCGGCCGGTACGTCGTCGACGCCTCCGGCAACCGCTTCAAACTCAGGTCCGCCAACTGGCAGGGCGCACAAGGGACATGGAACGGATCCGGGAGCATCGACGACCCGGCGAACCACCACGACGGCGAGAAGGCCGACCAGATGCCGCTCGGCCTGGACCGGGCGCCGGTCGAGACGATCCTCGACGGCTTCCGCGAACTGGGCGTCAACAGCATCCGCCTGCCGTTCTCGAACGCGATGCTGCACGATCAGCGGCCGGTCTCCGACGCCTCCGTCGCCGCCAATCCGCAGTTGCGCGGCAAGACCCCGCTCCAGGTCTTCGACGCCGTCATCGCCGCCACCACGGCCGAGGGCTTCGCGGTGGTCCTCAACAACCACACCAACACCTCGCGGTTCTGCTGCGGCCTGGACGGCAACGAGCGCTGGAACACCAGTCAGACCACCGCGCAGTGGGAGAACGACTGGATCAGCCTGGCCCGCCGCTACAAGGACAACAAACGCGTGGTGGGAGCCGACCTCTACAACGAGGTCCGCCGCACCGTCACCGACGACGCCAACTGGAACTGGGGCAACGACCACGACTGGTGGGCCGCCTCCCAGCGGCTCGGCGACCGGCTCCTCACCGAGGCCAACCCCGACCTGCTGGTGATCGTCGAAGGCATCAACTGGCAGGGCATCCCCCTGGACGGGTTCTCCCACGGGCGCCCCACGCTGGAGCCGGTGCGCACCGTCTCGCACACGCTGGTGGCCTCGAACAAGCTGGTCTACTCGGCGCACTTCTACGGGTACACGGGCCCGAACCACACCGGTGCGACCGGCATGGGCGAGACCCACGACCCGCGCTACCAGGAGCTGTCCCGCCAGGACCTGTTCGCCACCCTCGACCGGCAGGCACTCTTCGTCGCGGGCGAGAGTGGCCGCCACTTCACCGCACCGGTGTGGATCAGCGAGTTCGGCATCGGCAGCGACGAGACGAACCCGCAGGCGCGCGCCTGGTTCGGCAACTTCGTGGACTACCTGATCGACCGGGACGCGGACTTCGCCTACTGGCCGCTCGTCGGATGGACCGGACACGGCACCTGGGCGATCCTCAACTTCGACGGACAGGGCCGCCGTTCCGGCATCCTGGACGGCGGGGACTGGCGCGCGGCCGGCTGGTCCCGGCTGGTCGGGGCGGCGGGGAAGACCGGCCCGGTCGCCGTATCCGACACGTGGGACATGCTCAACCTCGACCACGCCGACGCGGTCCAGTCGCTCCGGACGCGGGCCGGCGGGGACTGGGACCCGGGGGCACGCAAGGGAGTCTGCCCCGACGGCCGGCGCCTCATCGGGCTGGCGCACCGGGACGGACGCGGACTGTGCACCGACGCGGGGACCCCCGGGCAGGGCGCTCCGCTCGCGACCACGGTGGTGCGCGACGAACGGTACGTCCAGCAGGGCGACTGGGCCGGCGGCTACACCAAGTACCAGTGCGGGCCGAACCAGTTCATGACCGGGTACGGAGTGCGCGGCCAGGCGGTGTCGGCGGTCCTGTGCGCCGACGCGGGCCGGCCGCTGGGGACGGCCGGCCGCACCGTCTGGTTCGACCGCGGGGACGACCGCCCGGCCGGGGGGCCGGGCGGTGAGTTCGCGCTGGGGAACTACAAGGGCCAGTGCGGCGCCCACGAGTACGCGGCCGGTGTCGCCTTCACCGGCGCCTGGGCCAAGGGCAAGACGCCCGACGCCCTCCTGTGCCGCAGCCTCTGA
- a CDS encoding PP2C family protein-serine/threonine phosphatase — MSERDGLESRLRATKEALERIGTSSDERETCREPAGFLVRTLCDAAAVELTGRGAAPERVATAGAAELLEGPAPELASAVRALDRGHPVQAWYGGGTGGPAYLASVPLIARDELYGKPPAARTHHGFGEHELATLHFAARSVASIHIGHARRLAATEKTAVDLQRALVTEPGRPHPNLEIASRYLPLGGRALVGGDWFEAVRLHFGRTLLVVGDVMGHGPDAAVDMNAYRAVLREIASTDLAPHRVLRQMDALSASDDSRRPATCLIVRVDPARGMAVYASAGHLPPAVFTGDGAGELLDVPIGPPLGTGIGGYEAPARPIGPDQTLLLYTDGLVERRGEDIDTSLARLTALHMRAGARLVDVVDTVCDGLDAQHAEDDVAVVAARLRPRAPHHTEDGGTG; from the coding sequence GTGTCCGAGCGGGACGGGCTGGAGTCGCGGCTGCGGGCCACGAAAGAGGCTCTGGAGCGGATCGGGACGTCCTCCGACGAGCGGGAGACCTGCCGGGAGCCGGCCGGCTTCCTCGTCCGTACGCTGTGTGACGCCGCGGCGGTGGAGCTCACCGGCCGGGGCGCGGCACCCGAGCGCGTCGCGACGGCGGGCGCGGCGGAGCTGCTGGAAGGCCCCGCGCCGGAGCTCGCCTCCGCCGTCCGGGCCCTGGACCGGGGCCATCCCGTGCAGGCCTGGTACGGAGGCGGCACGGGCGGGCCGGCATACCTGGCCTCGGTACCCCTGATCGCCCGCGACGAGCTCTACGGGAAGCCGCCGGCCGCCCGGACGCACCACGGCTTCGGCGAGCACGAACTGGCCACGCTGCACTTCGCGGCGCGGTCGGTCGCGAGCATCCACATCGGGCACGCCCGGCGCCTGGCCGCCACCGAGAAGACCGCGGTCGATCTCCAGCGGGCGCTGGTCACCGAGCCCGGCCGGCCGCACCCGAACCTGGAGATCGCCAGCCGCTACCTGCCCCTCGGGGGGCGCGCCCTGGTCGGCGGCGACTGGTTCGAAGCGGTACGACTGCACTTCGGCCGCACCCTGCTCGTCGTCGGGGACGTCATGGGGCACGGCCCGGACGCCGCCGTCGACATGAACGCCTACCGGGCCGTGCTGCGCGAGATCGCCTCCACCGATCTCGCCCCGCACCGGGTACTGCGCCAGATGGACGCGCTGTCCGCGTCGGACGACTCCCGTCGGCCCGCGACCTGCCTGATCGTCCGGGTCGATCCGGCCCGGGGCATGGCCGTCTACGCCAGCGCCGGGCACCTGCCGCCCGCCGTGTTCACCGGCGACGGCGCGGGCGAGCTGCTGGACGTCCCCATCGGCCCGCCGCTCGGCACGGGCATCGGCGGCTACGAGGCCCCGGCCCGGCCGATCGGCCCCGACCAGACCCTGCTCCTGTACACCGACGGCCTCGTGGAACGCCGCGGCGAGGACATCGACACCTCACTGGCCAGGCTCACCGCCCTGCACATGCGCGCCGGCGCACGGCTCGTGGACGTGGTGGACACGGTCTGCGACGGACTCGACGCACAGCACGCCGAGGACGACGTCGCGGTCGTCGCCGCCCGCCTGCGCCCCCGGGCGCCCCACCACACCGAGGACGGTGGCACCGGCTGA
- a CDS encoding M1 family metallopeptidase: protein MSGQQTAVADPYFPANGDARYRVHRYELALEYRPGPNRLAGTARLSAIAGRAPLTEFHLNLAEFKIGRILVNGRAPHYTHRGGKLRLRPAKPLPAGSAFTVEVHWAGNPKPVRSPWGGLGWEELTDGALVASQPTGAPSWYPCNDRPADKASYHISVNTPSAYTVVAGGRLLTRTTKASTTTWVYEQSAPTSSYLVGLAIGMYQTVLLGDPGLGGVPQSAHVPAHLLSEFSRDFARQPAMMQLFEELFGPYPFGEYTVVVADEVLDVPVEAQGLSTFGVNHVDGRRGSERLVAHELAHQWFGNSVTIADWRHIWLNEGLAKYAEWLWSERSGSRTAHQVAATAHRMLASQPQDLRLADPGRKLMFDDRLYERGGLAVHAIRVALGDGPFFRMLREWASVHRGGVVTTAAFTAHVARYTAEPMDDLFRAWLHEPSLPPFPAPAPYPPLPSLPPHSPPNAG, encoded by the coding sequence ATGAGCGGCCAGCAGACAGCGGTAGCGGACCCGTACTTCCCGGCCAACGGCGATGCCCGTTACCGCGTGCACCGGTACGAACTCGCTCTGGAATACCGTCCCGGCCCCAACCGGCTGGCCGGGACGGCCCGGCTCAGCGCGATCGCCGGGCGGGCCCCGCTCACCGAGTTCCACCTGAACCTGGCCGAGTTCAAAATAGGCCGGATCCTGGTGAACGGCCGGGCGCCGCACTACACCCACCGGGGAGGCAAGCTCCGCCTCCGGCCCGCCAAGCCGCTGCCGGCCGGCTCCGCCTTCACCGTGGAAGTGCACTGGGCGGGCAACCCCAAGCCGGTGCGCAGCCCCTGGGGCGGCCTCGGCTGGGAGGAACTGACCGACGGCGCGCTGGTGGCCAGCCAGCCGACCGGTGCGCCCTCCTGGTACCCGTGCAACGACCGTCCCGCCGACAAGGCCTCGTACCACATCTCGGTCAACACCCCCTCCGCCTACACGGTGGTCGCCGGCGGCCGCCTGCTGACCCGTACGACGAAGGCCAGCACGACCACCTGGGTGTACGAGCAGTCCGCGCCGACCTCCAGCTACCTGGTCGGCCTGGCCATCGGCATGTACCAGACGGTGCTGCTCGGCGACCCCGGGCTCGGCGGCGTGCCGCAGAGCGCCCACGTGCCGGCGCACCTGCTGTCGGAGTTCTCCCGCGACTTCGCCCGGCAGCCCGCCATGATGCAGCTGTTCGAGGAGCTCTTCGGGCCCTATCCCTTCGGCGAGTACACGGTGGTCGTCGCCGACGAGGTACTGGACGTCCCGGTGGAGGCCCAGGGGCTCTCCACGTTCGGCGTCAACCATGTGGACGGCAGACGCGGCTCGGAGCGCCTCGTCGCCCACGAGCTCGCGCACCAGTGGTTCGGCAACAGCGTGACCATCGCCGACTGGCGGCACATCTGGCTGAACGAGGGCCTTGCGAAGTACGCCGAATGGCTCTGGTCGGAGCGCTCCGGCAGCCGCACCGCGCACCAGGTGGCGGCCACCGCGCACCGCATGCTGGCCTCGCAGCCGCAGGACCTGCGGCTGGCCGATCCGGGCCGCAAGCTCATGTTCGACGACCGCCTCTACGAGCGCGGGGGCCTCGCCGTGCACGCGATCCGCGTCGCCCTCGGCGACGGCCCCTTCTTCCGCATGCTGCGCGAGTGGGCGTCCGTACACCGGGGCGGCGTGGTGACCACGGCAGCCTTCACCGCCCACGTGGCCCGCTACACGGCCGAGCCGATGGACGACCTGTTCCGGGCCTGGCTGCACGAGCCCTCCCTGCCGCCCTTCCCGGCGCCGGCGCCCTACCCGCCCCTTCCCTCCCTCCCGCCCCATTCGCCGCCGAACGCGGGCTGA